One genomic window of Bradyrhizobium sp. CCGE-LA001 includes the following:
- a CDS encoding DUF6489 family protein, translating into MKVNIEIDCTPLEARQFFGLPDVAPMQTAVMEKLQQQVLSNIEKVSPESLIQSWFTFDPKIAERFQDMFVTMAGLGGTRSSDKKK; encoded by the coding sequence ATGAAAGTTAACATTGAAATCGACTGCACCCCTCTGGAGGCCCGCCAATTCTTCGGTTTGCCCGATGTGGCACCGATGCAGACGGCGGTGATGGAGAAGCTGCAGCAGCAGGTGCTGAGCAACATCGAGAAGGTCTCGCCGGAATCGCTGATTCAGAGCTGGTTCACCTTCGATCCGAAGATTGCCGAGCGGTTTCAGGACATGTTCGTCACGATGGCGGGCCTCGGTGGCACGCGCAGCAGCGACAAGAAGAAATAG